The DNA window CGCCTTCGAGAAATTTCCCGGCGCCTCGCCGGTGCTGACCACGGCCATGAAGTCGGTCGGTGAAGTCATGGCGATCGGCCGCACCTTCGCTGAATCGCTGCAGAAGGCGCTGCGCGGCCTCGAGACCGGCCTGACCGGCCTCGACGAAATCGAGATCCCCGATTTCGAGGAAGGCGAATCCAGCCAGAACGCCATCCGCGCCGCCATCGGCACGCCGACGCCGGACCGCTTACGCATGGTCGCCCAGGCGTTGCGCCAGGGCCTCAGCATCGAAGAGGTGCATGAGGGCTGCAAGATCGATCCCTGGTTCATCGCCCAGCTCAAGAATATAGTCGACATGGAAGCCCGCATCCGCGAGCACGGCCTGCCGGAGGATGCCGCCAACCTGCGCATGCTGAAGGCGATGGGCTTCTCCGACGCCCGCCTTGCCACGCTGACCGGCAAGCGCCCGAAGGAAGTTGCCGAACTCCGCAACGGCCTGAACGTCCGCCCCGTTTTCAAACGCATCGATACCTGTGCGGCCGAATTCGCTTCGCCGACCGCTTACATGTATTCGACCTACGAGACGCCCTTTGTCGGCGCCGCCCGCTCGGAAGCTCAGGTCTCCGACCGCAAGAAGGTCGTCATCCTCGGCGGCGGCCCGAACCGCATCGGCCAGGGCATCGAATTCGACTATTGCTGCTGCCATGCCGCCTTCGCGCTGAAGGATGCAGGCTATGAAGCGATCATGATCAACTGCAATCCGGAAACCGTCTCGACCGACTACGACACGTCAGATCGCCTCTATTTCGAGCCGCTGACGGCCGAGGACGTGATCGAAATCCTGCGCGCCGAACAGGAAAAGGGTGAAGTCGTCGGCGTCATCGTCCAATTCGGCGGACAGACGCCGCTGAAGCTTGCCGAGGCGCTGGAAAAGAACGGCATCCCGATCCTCGGCACCGCCCCCGACATGATCGATCTTGCCGAAGACCGCGACCGCTTCCAAAAGCTTCTGATGAAGCTCGACCTCAATCAGCCGAACAACGGCATCGCCTATTCTGTCGAGCAGGCCCGCCTGGTCGCCGCCGAGATCGGCTTCCCGCTGGTCGTGCGCCCCTCCTACGTGCTCGGCGGCCGAGCCATGCAGATCATCCACGCCGAGAGCCAGTTGCAGACCTATCTGCTCGACACGGTGCCGGAACTGGTGCCTGAGGATATCAAGCAGCGTTACCCCAATGACAAGACTGGCCAGATCAACACCCTGCTCGGCAAGAACCCGCTGCTCTTCGACAGCTATCTCACCCACGCGATCGAAGTCGATGTCGACTGCCTCTCCGACGGCACCGACGTCTATGTCGCCGGTATCATGGAACATATCGAGGAAGCCGGCATCCACTCGGGCGACTCGGCCTGCTCGTTGCCGCCCCGTTCGCTGTCCGTGGAACTGATCGACGAGCTGGAGCGCCAGGCAAAGGCGATGGCAAAGGCGCTCAACGTCGGGGGCCTGATGAACGTCCAGTTCGCCATCAAGGACGGCACGGTCTACGTTCTCGAGGTCAACCCGCGTGCCTCGCGCACCGTGCCCTTCGTCGCCAAGACCATCGGCGCGCCGATCGCCAAGATCGCCGCCCGCGTCATGGCCGGCGAGAAACTCGATGCGACCTTCGCCGCCTATGGGCAGAAGCCCGATCCGCGCAAGCTCAAGCATATTGCCGTCAAGGAAGCCGTCTTCCCCTTCGCTCGATTCCCCGGCGTCGACACGCTGCTCGGCCCGGAAATGCGCTCGACCGGTGAAGTGATCGGTCTCGACACCGATTTTGCGTTGGCCTTCGCCAAGTCGCAGCTCGGCGCCGGCGTCGAACTGCCGCGCGATGGAACGGTCTTCGTTTCCGTGCGCGACGAGGACAAGCCGCGCGTGCTGCCGGCAATCCGCATCCTCGTCGAAGAGGGCTTCAAAGTGCTGGCGACCGGCGGCACCGCCCGCTTCCTCGGCGAAAACGGCATCACCGCCACCAAGATCAACAAGGTTCTGGAGGGCCGCCCGCACATCGAGGACGCCATCCGCAACCGCCAGGTCCAGCTCGTCATCAACACTACCGACGGCAACAAGGCGATCTCGGACTCCAAGTCGTTGCGCCGCGCGACGCTGATGCAGAAGGTGCCCTATTACACGACGATGGCCGGCGCCGAAGCCGCCGCCCAGGCGATCAAGGCGCTGAGGGCAGGCAATCTCGAAGTCCGGCCGCTGCAGAGCTACTTCGCTTGAGATGAGAGCAATTCCAGCAAAATAGTGCCGTGTTTTGTATCCCGAATTGAGTGAAAACAAAGAGATAGCGCCAACGCCCGCGGGCGGTGGCGCCAGCTCAGCCGGAATCAATTTGTTTGACTGATGCCATAAGCCGCTGAATTTTCAGCATATCCACACGAAACCGTGCCATCTCTTCCGCCTTCAGCCGCTCGTCCGGAATGCGCAGGAGATAGGATGGATGCACGGTCACGAAGAGCGTGCGCCCTCCCTCGATCGCCATCGCCTTCCCCCTGACATCCTGCAGGCGCTCCTTCACATCGGTCAGCGCCGCAAGCGCCGTCGCCCCCATCGCGACGATGAGTTTCGGCTTGACGAGCGCCAACTCCAGATCAAGCCACCGGCGGCAATGCTTCACCTCCCCCATGTTGGGCTTCTGGTGGATGCGGCGCTTGCCGCGTGGCTCGTATTTGAAATGCTTTACCGCATTGGTGACGTAGAGCGTCGACCGGTCGATGCCAGCCTCCGATATCACCTGATCAAGAAGCCTGCCGGCTGGACCAACGAAGGGACGCCCTGCAATATCCTCCTGATCGCCCGGCTGTTCGCCGACGAACATGACCTGCGCATCCTGCGGCCCTTCGCCAAATACCGTCTGCGTCGCATTGGCGTGAAGCGGGCAGCGCGTGCAGACGGCGGCTTCCGCGCGCAGTGCTTCCCATGTGCCCGCCGGAGCATCAGGTTCTGCGGGGAGATTGCGTGCGGCCTCCTGTAAGCGGTCGTGAAAAGGCAGCGATTGCGTCGTCTCCCGCGCTACCATCTCCCGCACCTTGCTTTCGGCCGAGGCAATCAAGTCAGGAATGAGATCGGCTTCCGGCAGGTTCTTCCAGTACTTCTTCGGCATCTCCGCCTGCATTGCCTTCACCTTCAAACGCGCCGGATTGAAGATGCTGGAATAGTAGGTGCGCCAGAGTTCGTCGGTGGCGTCGCTGAGATCAGGCTTTTCGCACGGCTCGTCGGCAATCGTCAGCCGATCCCCGTCCCAGGCGGCCGATCCCTTGGGCGTAACAATCAGCCAGTCCATATCGGTGAAACGCCGCTGGAAGAAGGGAGCGGTGCGCCTGACGATATGATGGTCCGGCTCAAACCAGGCGAGGAATTTTCGGCGACCCGCCGATACCGCCCCGACTTCCTTGAAGCGGACGAAAGCCGTCATCTTGTGCGCGTCGCGGCGAACGTTCTTCGCCATCAGACGGGCACGCGCGACATCCTCGTCAGACGCAACCTCAAGCAGTCGCCGGTCCAGCTGCAGCCGCCAAAGCAGACGGTAAAGCAGGGAAAACCGCGCCGTATCGCAATGGCAAAGAACCGTCTCCGCAAGCTCGATGAAGGCGGGCGGCACCGTCATCGGCTTGCGTGATGCCGCCGGCGCCGGCGGCATGGCGTCACGTCGAAACGACAGATCGGCCTCGGCGCTTTTTTCGCGCCAGTCGATCTCCTCGGGCAAAATGCCGGCGGCCGCCAAGGCGCGTGCGGCATCACGCCATTCGGCAAGCTCTCCGCGTCCCGAAAGCACGACCCGGCGCATCACAGCAACGACAGTTGCTCAGGCTGCGGCCCGAACATGGCGCGCAGATCCGGCCGGTCGATCAGCCGTCGCGGCGACCAGCCTTCCGCCGAGATGAAGGACCGGACCTTTTTGATTGAGACGCCGAGCCGGGAGAGATCATCGAGCCGTAGGCGCCGAAATCGGCGCGCCGAGACGATCGCCTTGACTGTTTTGGTGCCGAGACCGGGGACACGCAGCAACCGCTCGCGCTCGGCCTTGTTAATGTCGACCGGAAATTCCCCGCGATTCGCAAGCGCCCAGGCAAGCTTCGGATCGAGATTGAGATCGAGCATGCCGCCCGCCTGGTTTGCGGTGATCTCCTCGATGCCGAAACCGTAGAACCGATAGAGCCAGTCGGCCTGGTAGAGCCGATGTTCGCGCATCAGCGGCGGCTTGATCAGCGGCAGGTTTTTAGAGGCGTCGGGGATGGGGCTGAAGGCGGAATAATAGACACGCTTCAGTCCATAGCTGCTGTATAGCCGGCTGCTGCTGGCAAGGATGGTCGCGTCATTGGCTCCATCCGCCCCGACGATCATCTGTGTGCTCTGGCCAGCCGGGACGAAACGCTGGCGTTTCCTGGTCTTGAGCGTCGGCTCATCAGCCGCCTCGATCTTCAATCTGAGATCCGCCATAGATCGCCTGATATTGGCGGGCTTCTTTTCCGGCGCGAAGCGGGAAATCCCGCTGTCGGTCGGCAGCTCGATGTTGAGCGACAGCCTGTCGGCATGAAGCCCCGCCTCCTCCATCAGATGCGGCGATGCCTCAGGGATCGCTTTGAGATGGATATAGCCGCGGAAATTATGCGTCAGGCGCAGCTCGCGGACGATGCGGACCATCTCCTCCATCGTATAATCGGACGAGCGGATGATGCCGGAGGAAAGGAACAGGCCTTCGATATAATTGCGGCGGTAGAATTCCAGCGTGAGCCAGACGACCTCCTCGGCGGTAAAGCGTGCCCGCTCGACATTGCTGGAGGAGCGATTGACGCAATAGGCGCAGTCGTAAATGCAGAAATTGGTCAGCAATATCTTCAGAAGCGAAATGCACCGCCCGTCCGGTGCATAGGCGTGACAGATGCCGGATCCCTCCGTCGAGCCGAGCCCGCCGCTCACGCTTGAATCTCGCTTAACCGTGCCGCTGGAAGCGCAGGACGCGTCATATTTTGCGGCGTCGGAAAGGATGGCGAGGCGTTCGGCAAGCGACTTCTTCATTCTTTTGTTCACTATACGTTCTAATGTACATAGTCAACCTAGACGATCCGGCCGTTGCCCATTTTGGGGCGTATCGCTTGATGTCGCAGTGGGTTGCGTTTCGCTTATGCGAATTTTCTGGAAATCGGCCTTGCCGATCTGCTATAAGCATTCGACTAAGTTTGTGGCACGGTTCCGAAGCTCCCCTTCGGGACCTGTTTTCTTTTGTGTGTGCTCGAGCGTGCAGACGCAGGGAGTGAAGGACAGAAAAATGGTTGATAAGGTACCGATGACACAGGGTGGTTTCGTCAAGCTGCAGGAAGAACTGCGCTGGCGTCAGCAGGAAGAGCGTCCCCGAATCATCGAGGCGATCGCCGAAGCCCGTGCCCACGGCGACCTTTCCGAAAACGCCGAATACCATGCCGCCAAGGAAGCTCAGAGCCACAATGAGGGCCGCATCACCGAGCTCGAAGATCTGACGGCGCGCGCCGAGGTCATCGATCTCACCAAGATGTCCGGCGACAAGATCAAGTTCGGCGCCAAGGTGAAGCTCGTCGACGAGGACACCGAGGAAGAAAAGACCTACCAGATCGTCGGCGACCAGGAAGCCGACGTCAAGGCCGGCCGTATCTCCATCTCCTCTCCGATCGCGCGCGCGCTGATCGGCAAGGAAGTCGGCGATTCCATCGAGGTCAACGCGCCGGGTGGTTCCAAGGCCTACGAAATCCTCCAGGTTTCCTGGGGCTGATCGCCGCCACACACGAGACTCATTCCTTGCCGGACATTCGTGACGTCGAGATCATCGCGCCCAACTTCAAGCGCCGGCTCTCCGGCGTCACCTCGACCATCGTTCAGCTCATCCCATGCCAGATCCGGCTTGGCATCAGGATCGCAACGCTCGGTGCCGGCCTGCCGGAGGGCCTGGAAAAGCTGAAATGGCCGCAGCTCCTTGGCCTGTGGCGCCCGCCGGCGCGCCGGCGCCACCGCATCTGGCACGCCCGCCGCAACAATGAGATGGCCGTCGGCATCCTGCTCCGTCATGTCGTGCGCATGCCGCTGAAGCTGCTCTTCACTTCGGCTGCGCAACGCCGTCACACCGCCTATACGAAATGGCTGATCCGCCGAATGGATGCGGTGATCGCAACCAGCGACCGTTCCGGCTCCTTCCTCGAAGTGCCTCACACCGTCATCCAGCACGGCGTCGACCTTTCCCTGTTCCACCCGCCGGAAACGGCCGAGGACGCTATTGCCGCCACCGGCCTGCCCGGCCGTTACCTCGTCGGCTGTTTCGGACGCGTACGTCACCAGAAGGGCACCGATCTCTTCGTGCAGGCGATGATCGAACTGCTGCCGCAACACCCGGAATGGACAGCCGTCGTCTCCGGCCGGGTGACGGCGGAGCACGCCGCCTTCGGGGAGAAGCTCAAGGCCGATGTCGCCGCCGCAGGCCTTAGCGACCGTATTCTTTTCCTCGGCGAAGTACCCGATATCAAAATCTGGTATCGCCGCCTGACGCTTTACGTCGCCCCTTCCCGCAATGAGGGCTTCGGCCTGACGCCGCTCGAAGCCATGGCTTCACGCACGGCGGTGGTGGCGTCTGATGCCGGCGCCTATGCCGAACTCGTCGCCGAAGGCGAAACGGGCTCTGTGGTGGCCGCCGGCGATCGCGAGGCGCTGACACGGGCGATCGCCCGCTATCTCGCAGACCCGGCATTGGCAATTGCGCATGGCGACAATGGGCTGCGTCATGTCAGGGAAAATTTTGCGCTGGAGAAGGAAGCAAGCGCGATCGGGGCGGTCTACGATCGCCTTCTTGGCGACAATCGCGGCTAAGCGAAAAGAACGGCCCGCTGATAGCGGGCCGCTGCCAACACCGAACAAGTCGGCCTTTTATTCGGCCGGCTGAAGCGCGACAGCCGGAGCGCCCTCTTCTGCCTGACCGCCGAGAGCCACGGCGAGCTGCGCCGTATCCAGCTCCTTTTCCCAGCGTGCCACGACGATCGTCGCGACCGCATTGCCGACAAGGTTCGTGAGTGCCCGGCATTCCGACATGAAACGGTCGATGCCGAGGATCAGCGCCATGCCGGCGACGGGAACGGAGGGTACGACGGAGAGCGTCGCGGCAAGGGTGATGAAGCCGGCGCCGGTGATGCCGGCTGCACCTTTCGAGCTCAGCATCGCCACGAGCAGCAGCAGGATCTGGTCGCCCCAGGAGAGCTGGATGCCCGTTGCCTGGGCAATGAACAGTGCGGCCAGCGTCATATAGATGTTGGTGCCGTCGAGGTTGAAGGAATAGCCTGTTGGGATGACGAGGCCGACGACCGAGCGCTTGCAGCCGGCCTTTTCCATCTTGTTCATCAGGCCCGGAAGGGCTGCCTCGGAAGATGAGGTGCCGAGAACCAGCAGCAGCTCTTCCTTGATGTAGCGCAGCAGCGCCAGGATCGAGAAGCCGTTGTAGCGGGCGACGGCGCCGAGAACGAAGAGAACGAAGAGCAGCGATGTGATGTAGAAGGTGCCGATCAGCATGGCGAGATTGGCGATCGATCCGATGCCGTACTTGCCGATGGTGAAGGCCATGGCGCCGAAGGCGCCGATCGGGGCGGCCTTCATCAGGATGGCGACCAGCTTGAAGATCGGAGCCGTCAGCGCATTGAGGATATTGATGACCGGCTCGCCCTTTTCGCCGACCATGGCGAGCGCAATGCCGAAGAGCACCGAGAAGAACAGCACCTGCAGAATATCGCCATCGGCAAAGGCGCCGACGATGGTCGACGGAATAATGTTGGTGAGGAAGCCGACAATGCTCTGCTCATGCGCCTTCTCGGCAAAGGTGGCGACGGCCTTCGGGTCAAGCGAAGCCGGATCGATGTTCATGCCGGCGCCGGGCTGAACGACGTTGGCGACGACCATTCCGATCACAAGGGCCAAGGTCGAGACGGTCAGGAAGTACAACATCGCCTTGCCGGCGACGCGCCCGACCTTCTTCAGGTCGCTCATCCCGGCAATGCCGGTTGCCACCGTCAGGAAGATGACTGGGGCGATGACCATCTTCACAAGCTTGATGAATGCATCGCCGAGCGGCTTCAGCTGCGTACCGAGCTCGGGGTAATAATGGCCGAGAAGGATGCCCGCCGCGATGGCGGCGAGAACCTGAACGTAAAGATGGGTATAAAAGGGCTTCTTGCCCTTGCTGTCTGCAACTGCATCGAATGGTGCTGCGATCATGATGTCCTCCTAAAGGCTCCTACGGAACGAACTCCAGCCTCCCGAGCCGTTCGCTTCACTCCAACAGCTCAGCCGTTGTTGCCATCTCTTTCGCAAGCGTCGTGCCAGTTTCGTATCTCCGCTCCAACGCATTGTATTTCTTGTTAAAAATCTTTTTCTGATCGCTAGATCGTTCAAGAAATGCGAAAAACCACACAAATCCGTTTGCGTTTCGTGCGGAAAAATGCACAAATCCACCATGTCCTTATCAGCCGCGCAAAGGCTTTGGCCCACCTTGCCCTTGCAGCACCGCATCCGCCGGATGTGGTGGGCCTACGCGGTGCTCGCCCTCTCAGCCGTCATCTCAAGCCTGTGGGTGAGCGGCGAGATCGGCCGGCGCCGGGCGGAGGCGGCCCTGGAGGAACAAGCCCGAACCGATGCGGGGATGAATGTGGCGCTGCTGCGCACGGTGCTCGAAAAATACCGGGCGCTGCCCTTCGTGCTGTCGCAGGATGCCGCGCTTGCCGCCGCCCTGGCGGGGCGCGACGCCGGCATGTTCGATGAACTCAGCCGGAAGCTGGAGACGCTGGCCGCCGGCACGAAGGCTGCCGTCATATACGTCATAGACAAGAATGGTATCGCGGTTTCGGCAAGCAACTGGCGCGAACCGACGAGCTTCGTCGGCAACGACTATCGATTCCGCGAATACTTCCAGAGCGCGGTCACTGAAGGACAGGCCGAACATTTCGCGCTGGGCACGGTCAGCAAGAAGCCCGGCCTTTATATTTCCGAGCGGATATCTGGCAGCGGCGGTTTTCTGGGGGTCGTCGTCGTCAAGGTGGAATTCGACGATGTCGAGGCGGATTGGAATGCCTCGGGCGCACCGTCCTACGTCATCGACGATCGCGGCATCGTCCTCATCACCAGCGTTCCCTCATGGCGGTTCATGACGATCGGCCGCATCGCCGTGGATCGGCTGACGGCGATCCGCGACAGCCTTCAGTTCGGCGATGCGCCACTTCAGCCGTTGCCGCTCGAGGTCGTCCGGCAGCTGGGCGCCCGGCTGGACGTCGTCGAGATCGTCATGCCCGGCGGCGCTGGAAAAACCAGCTTCCTCAATGTTGCAATGCCGGTTCCTGCGACCGGATGGCATCTGCAGCATCTTGTGGCGCTGGGGCCCTCCGTCGACGCGGCGGTCCGCGAAACGCGCATGCTGGCGCTACTCTTGCTTTTGCCGCTTTTGGCAACCGCAGCCTTCCTCTTGCGCCGCCGCCAGACGATCACCCTCAGGATTTTCAGGGAACAGCGGGCGCGCGAAGAACTGGAACGGCGCGTCGCCGAGCGGACGGTCGATCTCAGCCAGGCGCGGGATCGCCTGCAGGCTGAGATCGCCGGTCACCGCAGCACGGAGCAGAAGCTCCAGACAGTGCAGCAGGATCTGGTTCAGGCCAACCGGCTGGCGATCCTCGGTCAGGTGGCCGCCGGTGTCGCCCATGAAATCAACCAACCGGTAGCGACCATACGGGCCTATGCGGACAATGCCCGCACCTTCCTCGAGCGCGGCCAGACCGCGCCTGCCGGCGAAAATCTTCAGAACATCGCGGCACTGACGGAGCGCATAGGCACGATCACCGAGGAGCTGAAGACTTTCGCCCGCAAGGGCCGCGGCAGTGCCGAACCGACGGGTCTGAGGGACGTCGTCGAGGGCGCGGTGATGTTGTTGCGCAGCCGCTTCGCCGGCCGCATGGATACGCTTGACATTGAGCTGCCGCCGGCCGAGCTGCAGGTCATGGGAAACCGTATCCGCCTCGAGCAGGTGCTGATCAACCTGCTTCAGAACGCCCTGGAGGCGGTGGCGCCGAAGGCCGAAGCGGGGCGCGTCGAGGTGAGGACGTCAGCCGATGCGGAGACGGTGACGCTGACTGTCGTCGACAATGGCCCCGGCATTTCGCCTGAAATCCGCAAGGGACTGTTCACGCCGTTCAACACATCGAAGGAAAAGGGTCTCGGCCTCGGGCTCGTCATCTCCAAGGACATTGTCGGCGATTATGGTGGCCGAATGGAGGTGGAGAGCAATGGCGAAGGAAGTCGGTTCATCGTTCATCTGAGAAAGGCCTGATGCCATGGACACACCAAGCCCCGTTGCGCTGATCGACGACGACAGGGATCTGCGCCGCGCCACGGCCCAGACGCTGGAGCTCGCCGGCTTCTCCGTTTCCGCCTATGACGGCGCCAAGGCAGCGCTGGCGGACTTGCCGGCCGACTTCGCCGGCCCTGTCGTCACCGATATCCGCATGCCCGAGATCGACGGGCTGCAGCTCTTCGCCACGCTGCAAGGCATGGATGCCGACCTGCCGGTGATATTGATGACCGGCCACGGCGATATCCCGACGGCGGTCCAGGCCATTCAGGATGGCGTCTATGATTTCATCGCCAAACCTTTCCCCGCCGACAGGCTCGTCCAGAGCGTGCGCCGCGCCAGCGAAAAACGTCGGCTCGTTCTGGAAAACCGAATGCTGCGCAGGGCGGCCGAAGATGCGCAAGAGACTTTGCCGCTGATCGGCCAGACGCCCGTCATGGAGAATCTCAGAAAGATTCTCCGCCACATCGCCGATACCGACGTCGACGTGCTCGTTGCCGGCGAGACAGGTAGCGGCAAGGAAGTGGTCGCGCAGATCCTGCATCAGTGGAGCCACCGCCGGAAAGGCAATTTCGTGGCGCTGAACTGTGGGGCGCTACCCGAAACCGTCATCGAAAGCGAGCTGTTCGGCCACGAGGCCGGCGCCTTTACCGGCGCCCAGAAGCGCCGCACCGGCCGCATCGAGCATGCAAGCGGCGGTACGCTTTTCCTCGACGAGATCGAGAGCATGCCTCTCGCCACGCAGGTCAAGATACTGAGAGTGCTGGAGATGCGCGAAATCACCCCGCTCGGCACCAACGAGGTGCGCGCGGTCGACCTGCGCGTCGTCGCGGCAGCCAAGATCGACCTTGGCGATCCCGAGGTGCGCGGAGATTTTCGCGAGGATCTCTATTACAGGCTGAATGTCGTGACGATTTCCATCCCGCCGCTGAGGGAGCGTCGCGACGATATCCCGCTGCTGTTTTCCCATTTCGCCGCCCGCGCCGCGGAGCGCTTCCACCGCGATGTGCCCCAGCTTTCAGAGAAAGTTCGCCGCCACCTCGCCACCCATGCATGGCCGGGCAATGTCCGCGAGCTCTCCCACTATGCCGAACGCGTGGTGCTCGGAGTGGAAGGCGGCGGAGCCGCACCCGTCCCCGCGCAGCCGACGGGCGGAACGCTGCCCGAACGGCTGGAACGTTACGAGGCGGAGATCATCCGCGACGCGCTCACCGCCAATGAGGGCGACGTGCGCCGCACCATCGAAGCGCTCGGCATTCCGAGAAAGACATTCTACGACAAGCTGCAGCGCCACGGCATCAATCGAGGCGGCTACGCTTCGCGCAAATAAGGCATGTCGCGCAAAAGTGTGCAGCGGTTTTGCGGCAACGACATGCGTAAAAACAAAACCTGAAGGCGCAACGAGCGAACCTGAAAGATCGCAACGCGCTTTAGGCTGTTTCAGACCTCGACCAGTCCCAGCTTCTTCACCTGCCGGATCGTCAGCATGGTGCGCACGGTGTCGACATGTTCGTTCGCCGTCAGAATTTCGATGACGAAATCCTGGAAGTGGGTGAGGTTCTCCGCCACGCAATGCAGCAGGAAATCGCTGTCGCCCGAGACCATCCAGGCCTGGCGCACCAGCGGCCATCCGGTGGTGGCGGCGGCAAACGCCTTGAGGTTGGCTTCCGACTGATGCTTGAGGCCGACCATGCAGAAAGCGACGAGATCGAAGCCGAGCTTCGGGCTGTTCAGCATGGCGTGATAGCCTTCGATAATGCCGGCTTCCTCGAGCTTGCGCACCCGGCGCAAGCAGGGCGGCGCCGAGATGCCGACGCGGTCGGCGAGCTCGACATTGGTCATGCGGCCGTCGGCCTGCAGCTCCCGGAGTATCTTTATGTCGATGACGTCGAGTTCGGTGCGACCCACATCGTGGCCTTTCTTTAATTCTTCGCGGCGAGCTTCTATATAAAGCGGCGGAATACGCAAGAAAGTTTCAAGCCGATGACGGATTCTTGCACATCAAGGCGATTTGCCTTGTTGGTAATGCAAGGCTGCCCTTGAATAATAGCATTGGACGTTCATAAATGGCGCATGGACCGCGAAACGGCCGCAATCGCCTTTTAGCCGCCGCCTCCTGACAGTCGAAAGGAAATGACATGCCCGCCCGCCACACCAAGGTGCTCATCATCGGTTCCGGACCCGCCGGCTATACTGCCGCGGTCTACGCCGCGCGCGCCATGCTCAAGCCGGTTCTGATCGCCGGCCTCGAACAGGGCGGACAGCTGATGATCACCACCGATGTCGAGAACTATCCGGGCTTTGCCGATCCAATTCAGGGTCCCTGGCTGATGGACCAGATGCTGCAGCAGGCAAAACATGTCGGCACCGAGATCGTCAACGACCTCGTGACCGAGGTGGACTTGAACCAGCGCCCCTTCATCGCCCGCACCGATAGCGGCCAGGTATGGACGGCTGATACGCTGATCATCGCTACCGGCGCCAAGGCCAAGTGGCTCGGAATCGAAAGCGAGCAGCACTTCCAGGGCTTCGGCGTTTCGGCCTGCGCCACCTGCGACGGTTTCTTCTATCGCAACAAGGATGTGATCGTGGTCGGCGGCGGCAACAG is part of the Rhizobium bangladeshense genome and encodes:
- a CDS encoding putative DNA modification/repair radical SAM protein; translated protein: MKKSLAERLAILSDAAKYDASCASSGTVKRDSSVSGGLGSTEGSGICHAYAPDGRCISLLKILLTNFCIYDCAYCVNRSSSNVERARFTAEEVVWLTLEFYRRNYIEGLFLSSGIIRSSDYTMEEMVRIVRELRLTHNFRGYIHLKAIPEASPHLMEEAGLHADRLSLNIELPTDSGISRFAPEKKPANIRRSMADLRLKIEAADEPTLKTRKRQRFVPAGQSTQMIVGADGANDATILASSSRLYSSYGLKRVYYSAFSPIPDASKNLPLIKPPLMREHRLYQADWLYRFYGFGIEEITANQAGGMLDLNLDPKLAWALANRGEFPVDINKAERERLLRVPGLGTKTVKAIVSARRFRRLRLDDLSRLGVSIKKVRSFISAEGWSPRRLIDRPDLRAMFGPQPEQLSLL
- the greA gene encoding transcription elongation factor GreA; translation: MVDKVPMTQGGFVKLQEELRWRQQEERPRIIEAIAEARAHGDLSENAEYHAAKEAQSHNEGRITELEDLTARAEVIDLTKMSGDKIKFGAKVKLVDEDTEEEKTYQIVGDQEADVKAGRISISSPIARALIGKEVGDSIEVNAPGGSKAYEILQVSWG
- a CDS encoding UdgX family uracil-DNA binding protein (This protein belongs to the uracil DNA glycosylase superfamily, members of which act in excision repair of DNA. However, it belongs more specifically to UdgX branch, whose founding member was found to bind uracil in DNA (where it does not belong), without cleaving it, appears to promote DNA repair by a pathway involving RecA, rather than base excision.), with the translated sequence MRRVVLSGRGELAEWRDAARALAAAGILPEEIDWREKSAEADLSFRRDAMPPAPAASRKPMTVPPAFIELAETVLCHCDTARFSLLYRLLWRLQLDRRLLEVASDEDVARARLMAKNVRRDAHKMTAFVRFKEVGAVSAGRRKFLAWFEPDHHIVRRTAPFFQRRFTDMDWLIVTPKGSAAWDGDRLTIADEPCEKPDLSDATDELWRTYYSSIFNPARLKVKAMQAEMPKKYWKNLPEADLIPDLIASAESKVREMVARETTQSLPFHDRLQEAARNLPAEPDAPAGTWEALRAEAAVCTRCPLHANATQTVFGEGPQDAQVMFVGEQPGDQEDIAGRPFVGPAGRLLDQVISEAGIDRSTLYVTNAVKHFKYEPRGKRRIHQKPNMGEVKHCRRWLDLELALVKPKLIVAMGATALAALTDVKERLQDVRGKAMAIEGGRTLFVTVHPSYLLRIPDERLKAEEMARFRVDMLKIQRLMASVKQIDSG
- the carB gene encoding carbamoyl-phosphate synthase large subunit; this translates as MPKRQDIKSILIIGAGPIVIGQACEFDYSGTQACKALKEEGYRVILVNSNPATIMTDPGLADATYVEPITPEVVAKIIAKERPDALLPTMGGQTALNTALSLKRMGVLDRYNVEMIGAKPAAIDMAEDRALFREAMARIGLETPRSMLANATDIKDLDRKTHEAERNKLRESLSGSDLDKALDELENQWNLGESDRKQRYMNHAMAIAAQALDHVGLPAIIRPSFTLGGTGGGIAYNRSEFFEIVGGGLDASPTTEVLIEESVLGWKEYEMEVVRDKADNCIIICSIENIDPMGVHTGDSITVAPALTLTDKEYQIMRNASIAVLREIGVETGGSNVQFAVNPKDGRLVVIEMNPRVSRSSALASKATGFPIAKVAAKLAIGYTLDELENDITGGATPASFEPSIDYVVTKIPRFAFEKFPGASPVLTTAMKSVGEVMAIGRTFAESLQKALRGLETGLTGLDEIEIPDFEEGESSQNAIRAAIGTPTPDRLRMVAQALRQGLSIEEVHEGCKIDPWFIAQLKNIVDMEARIREHGLPEDAANLRMLKAMGFSDARLATLTGKRPKEVAELRNGLNVRPVFKRIDTCAAEFASPTAYMYSTYETPFVGAARSEAQVSDRKKVVILGGGPNRIGQGIEFDYCCCHAAFALKDAGYEAIMINCNPETVSTDYDTSDRLYFEPLTAEDVIEILRAEQEKGEVVGVIVQFGGQTPLKLAEALEKNGIPILGTAPDMIDLAEDRDRFQKLLMKLDLNQPNNGIAYSVEQARLVAAEIGFPLVVRPSYVLGGRAMQIIHAESQLQTYLLDTVPELVPEDIKQRYPNDKTGQINTLLGKNPLLFDSYLTHAIEVDVDCLSDGTDVYVAGIMEHIEEAGIHSGDSACSLPPRSLSVELIDELERQAKAMAKALNVGGLMNVQFAIKDGTVYVLEVNPRASRTVPFVAKTIGAPIAKIAARVMAGEKLDATFAAYGQKPDPRKLKHIAVKEAVFPFARFPGVDTLLGPEMRSTGEVIGLDTDFALAFAKSQLGAGVELPRDGTVFVSVRDEDKPRVLPAIRILVEEGFKVLATGGTARFLGENGITATKINKVLEGRPHIEDAIRNRQVQLVINTTDGNKAISDSKSLRRATLMQKVPYYTTMAGAEAAAQAIKALRAGNLEVRPLQSYFA